In Lepus europaeus isolate LE1 chromosome 9, mLepTim1.pri, whole genome shotgun sequence, the following are encoded in one genomic region:
- the LOC133766308 gene encoding olfactory receptor 2L3-like translates to MATTRIWVQDMDRGNTSSATDFLLAGLFPGSRHSLLLNAAVVLVYVLAFLGNALLIVLILGDARLHTPMYVLLSQLSLIDLTLTSTIVPKMATNFFTGERGISWVGCGTQSFFFLLLGMSECLILTLMAYDRYGAVCNPLRYPAIMSPRFCLHMVAGCWVGGSASSLVHTVYPLHFPICGSREIQPFFCEVPVLIKLSCEDTSVYQSVVVVTSVVLLVVPFGLITASYTLIFLAVLRMSSVKGRRKVLATCSSHLTVVSLFFRPNIFIYMSFTSSHSPEQDRALSVFSNVLTPMLNPLIYSLRNKEVLAALRKLAGRCGAS, encoded by the exons ATGGCTACCACTAGAATCTGG gtccaGGACATGGACC GTGGGAACACCTCTTCGGCCACGGACTTCCTCCTGGCCGGGCTCTTCCCTGGGTCCCGGCACTCCCTGCTCCTCAATGCCGCCGTGGTCCTCGTCTACGTCCTGGCCTTCCTGGGAAACGCTCTTCTGATCGTCCTGATCCTGGGGGACGCCCGGCTGCACACGCCCATGTACGTCCTGCTCAGCCAGCTCTCCCTCATCGACCTGACACTGACCTCCACCATcgtccccaagatggccaccaacTTCTTCACAGGGGAGAGGGGCATCTCCTGGGTTGGCTGCGGGACACAGAGCTTCTTCTTCCTGTTGCTGGGGATGTCTGAGTGCCTCATCCTGACCCTCATGGCGTACGACCGCTACGGGGCTGTGTGCAACCCACTGCGCTACCCCGCCATCATGAGCCCCAGGTTCTGCCTGCACATGGTGGCTGGGTGTTGGGTTGGAGGCTCGGCCAGCTCCTTAGTTCACACAGTTTACCCTCTGCACTTCCCCATCTGTGGGTCCCGGGAGATCCAGCCCTTCTTCTGCGAGGTCCCTGTCCTCATCAAGCTGTCCTGCGAGGACACGTCCGTGTATCAGTCCGTGGTGGTGGTGACCAGCGTGGTGCTGCTGGTCGTCCCCTTCGGTCTCATCACAGCCTCCTACACGCTCATCTTCCTCGCTGTGCTCCGCATGAGCTCCGTCAAGGGCAGGCGGAAGGTCctggccacctgctcctcccacctcacGGTGGTGAGTCTCTTCTTCCGCCCGAACATCTTCATTTACATGAGCTTCACCTCTTCCCACAGCCCAGAGCAGGACCGGGCGCTGTCTGTGTTCAGCAACGTGCTCACCCCGATGCTGAACCCCCtcatctacagcctgaggaacaaGGAGGTGCTGGCTGCACTCCGGAAGCTGGCGGGGAGGTGTGGGGCTTCCTAG
- the LOC133766309 gene encoding ral-GDS-related protein-like: MDACGHGGGGSHRGQEEGPFLHSTRIQALDEGCGVVRTHSRDGADGKGSTLEISNDSHEELIFSGNGQLPSLHCCSQLLASLGGYSFGGVSTLHLAEVCPLRSLQPGTKAKLEESLVPASPGRTIAYMSTLLCSYGDFSTVPYFLDQIFHSNMASFLGRCRDLYEAELHGHTSLPLLKMKVGCKPVSLPGGDLGTQVYFLYALPGHAQRPEATADAPALRAGPPPFRALALEPAAAPLAQPGPAPEPGPASPRGLPPCAQSAPGPAPQASSGWAGPAEELPGAEMVDITAFSPRTMAEQLTLLDAELFQKVVPFHCLGSVWTKSSKRGKEHLASTVHATVQQFNCVTNCVVTTCLGDPSRKATDRARVVEHWIKVAKECQTLRNVSSAHAILTALQTSPIYRLQETWGEVSRKSCKKFERLCEKDNGLSRDRLTKKGAFKLAAREQNPQRAQMRLRKQQKGVVPFLGTYLKYLVMLDTVMGDSVHQADFSFEKLNKEIKVLQEIQLLQVAASNYYFKRDEEFGVWFRSVEYLTEKESYALSRQLEPSAKRPAAASRP; the protein is encoded by the exons ATGGACGCCTGTGGCCACGggggaggaggcagccacag GGGACAAGAGGAGGGGCCCTTCCTGCACAGCACCAGGATTCAGGCGTTGGACGAGGGTTGTGGTGTTGTCCGTACCCATTCCAGGGATGGAGCGGATGGGAAA GGCTCCACGCTGGAGATCAGCAATGATTCCCATGAGGAACTCATCTTCTCAGGCAATGGACAG CTGCCATCTCTgcactgctgctcccagctgctggcctccctggggggatactct TTTGGAGGTGTGTCCACACTGCACCTGGCAGAGGTCTGCCCCCTGCGGAGCCTGCAGCCAGGCACCAAGGCGAAACTGGAGGAGTCCCTGGTCCCGGCCTCCCCAGGAAGAACCATCGCTTACATGTCCACTTTGCTGTGCTCATATGGCGACTTCAGCACTGTTCCGTATTTCCTGGACCAGATATTCCACAG CAACATGGCTTCCTTCCTGGGACGCTGCAGAGACCTGTACGAGGCAGAGCTCCATGGCCACACCAGCCTTCCACTGCTGAAGATGAAGGTGGGCTGCAAGCCTGTCAGCCTGCCTGGAGGAGACCTGGGGACCCAGGTGTATTTTCTGTATGCCCTGCCTGGACACGCCCAGCgccctgaggccacagcagacg ctCCCGCTCTGCGTGCAGGGCCACCACCCTTCCGCGCACTGGCTCTCGAGCCAGCTGCAGCACCGCTGGCTCAGCCAGGACCTgctccagagccagggccagcttCCCCACGGGGCCTGCCCCCATGCGCACAGTCAGCACCAGGGCCAGCTCCACAGGCCTCCTCTGGAtgggctgggcctgcagaggAGCTGCCTGGGGCGGAGATGGTTGACATCACCGCCTTCTCCCCCAGGACGATGGCAGAACAGCTCACGCTTCTGGATGCG GAGCTGTTCCAGAAGGTCGTGCCCTTCCACTGCCTGGGCTCCGTCTGGACCAAGAGCAGCAAGAGAGGCAAGGAACACCTGGCCTCCACTGTCCATGCCACCGTCCAGCAGTTCAACTGCGTGACAAATTGTGTAGTCACCACATGCTTGGGGGACCCCAGCAGGAAGGCCACGGACAGGGCCCGTGTGGTGGAGCACTGGATCAAGGTGGCCAAG GAGTGCCAGACCCTCAGGAACGTTTCCTCGGCCCATGCCATCCTCACTGCTCTACAGACCTCCCCAATTTATCGCCTGCAAGAGACGTGGggagaagtctccag GAAAAGCTGCAAAAAATTTGAGCGCCTGTGTGAGAAGGACAATGGCTTGAGCAGGGATCGGCTCACCAAG AAGGGGGCCTTCAAGCTTGCTGCCCGGGAGCAGAATCCACAGAGAGCCCAGATGAGGCTGCGGAAACAACAGAAG GGAGTCGTCCCCTTTCTTGGCACTTACCTGAAATACCTGGTGATGTTGGACACAGTGATGGGGGACTCTGTGCAT CAGGCTGACTTCAGCTTTGAGAAACTGAATAAG gaaaTTAAAGTCCTGCAAGAAATCCaactgctgcaggtggcagcgagcaattattattttaagcgTGATGAGGAGTTTGGCGTGTGGTTCCGGTCTGTGGAGTATCTCACTGAGAAGGAGAG CTACGCCCTGTCCCGCCAGCTGGAGCCCTCTGCCAAGAGGCCCGCAGCAGCCTCAAGGCCATGA